In Sodalis ligni, a single genomic region encodes these proteins:
- a CDS encoding carbapenam-3-carboxylate synthase domain-containing protein → MSNRFCIILNEGNTILTFATPLQDKIYKIKQGFLFIGDRTPYHTFDIKSESWHIIGHIDNLPLLNYLLYSHYPSQHEVLSLDIICLAVKRYGMKIVELLQGNFCIVYEDAEGNLTLVTEKETQQGATKATNDAETERGGTGCPVVAGAPQDTHSKPIIPDIPAVKEANCAATACRYPQQSYNTQRKIAINRWNDNHLQFIQSVRYPAYCEKETCVMNDIKGKVIDL, encoded by the coding sequence ATGAGCAATCGATTTTGCATCATTTTGAACGAAGGAAACACTATATTAACTTTTGCGACCCCACTTCAGGATAAAATTTATAAAATAAAACAGGGATTTTTATTCATCGGCGACCGCACGCCATATCACACTTTTGATATAAAAAGTGAGTCATGGCATATTATTGGACATATAGACAATCTACCGCTGCTGAATTATTTATTATATAGCCATTATCCATCACAACATGAGGTTCTCAGCTTGGACATCATCTGCCTGGCGGTAAAACGTTATGGTATGAAAATTGTCGAATTACTTCAGGGAAATTTTTGTATTGTTTATGAAGATGCCGAGGGCAATCTGACGCTGGTCACGGAAAAAGAAACGCAGCAGGGTGCTACCAAGGCCACGAATGACGCCGAAACGGAGCGCGGCGGCACTGGTTGCCCGGTGGTTGCCGGCGCCCCGCAGGATACGCATTCTAAGCCCATTATTCCCGATATCCCGGCCGTCAAGGAAGCGAACTGTGCCGCGACGGCATGCCGGTACCCGCAGCAATCCTACAATACACAGCGGAAGATTGCCATAAATCGTTGGAATGATAACCATTTGCAATTCATCCAGAGCGTTAGATATCCGGCGTATTGCGAAAAGGAGACATGCGTCATGAACGATATAAAAGGCAAAGTGATTGATCTTTAA
- a CDS encoding alpha/beta hydrolase produces the protein MKRIALWGTSLGGCHVMEVAVRRPEVKCIISQMGFADGEQLVTGDMGHDEKKRFLNTMARMERKKRQLGKELFVPINKVMTDEESRVFFEKNKNSYPALDIKVPYMTVWEAIQYRPAAAAEKVTQPTLMIFAQNDKVIALEYGLAFYQAVAAEKKCYIQPKAGHYDLFAGKHFSQVAERQLHWLREYL, from the coding sequence GTGAAACGCATCGCGCTATGGGGAACCTCACTGGGGGGCTGCCATGTGATGGAAGTTGCCGTGCGGCGTCCTGAAGTGAAATGCATCATCAGCCAAATGGGTTTCGCCGATGGAGAACAACTGGTGACGGGAGATATGGGCCATGATGAAAAAAAGAGATTTCTCAATACTATGGCGCGAATGGAACGGAAAAAGCGGCAATTGGGAAAAGAGCTGTTTGTGCCCATTAACAAGGTGATGACCGACGAGGAATCCCGCGTTTTTTTTGAAAAAAATAAAAATAGTTACCCTGCGCTGGATATCAAGGTGCCTTACATGACGGTGTGGGAAGCGATTCAATATCGCCCGGCCGCGGCGGCTGAGAAGGTCACCCAGCCGACATTGATGATTTTCGCGCAGAACGATAAAGTTATTGCGCTGGAGTACGGTTTGGCGTTCTATCAAGCCGTTGCGGCGGAGAAGAAATGCTATATACAGCCGAAGGCCGGCCATTATGATCTCTTTGCCGGCAAGCATTTTTCGCAGGTGGCGGAGCGCCAGTTGCACTGGCTGCGTGAATATCTCTAA
- a CDS encoding putative quinol monooxygenase encodes MSTDIHVVAVIEGKPGCAEAIKAVTQPCVEATRKEEGCLKYQLHQDQDRPEHFIFVEHWASNEILAKHGQSAHIKTMVDELALLTVKPLEVSILKNLY; translated from the coding sequence ATGTCCACCGATATCCATGTAGTTGCCGTAATCGAAGGAAAACCGGGCTGTGCCGAAGCTATCAAAGCGGTTACCCAACCTTGCGTCGAAGCGACGCGAAAGGAAGAGGGCTGTTTGAAATATCAGCTTCATCAGGATCAAGACCGCCCCGAACATTTTATCTTCGTCGAACATTGGGCCAGCAATGAGATCCTGGCTAAGCACGGCCAGTCCGCACATATTAAAACGATGGTAGATGAATTGGCGTTGCTTACGGTGAAACCCCTGGAAGTATCCATACTTAAAAACCTGTACTGA
- a CDS encoding EAL domain-containing protein: MLELTERQSIEINDVTLQVLSALQEIGVRIGIDDFGTGYSGLSYLSKMNIDFLKLDKSFIAMIALESTTKIIVDVVIDLAQKLNMQVIAEGVEHLHQKQYLLDKKVIFQQGFLFSKPLPIAQFQRYFSQEHEQRKQ; the protein is encoded by the coding sequence TTGCTTGAGTTGACTGAACGGCAGTCCATTGAAATCAACGACGTCACTTTGCAGGTTTTATCGGCTCTGCAAGAGATTGGTGTTCGTATCGGTATCGATGATTTCGGCACCGGGTACTCCGGTCTTTCTTATTTAAGTAAAATGAATATCGATTTTCTTAAGCTGGATAAATCCTTTATCGCTATGATTGCGCTTGAAAGCACCACCAAGATCATCGTTGATGTGGTCATTGATCTGGCACAAAAGCTGAACATGCAGGTCATTGCTGAAGGCGTGGAGCATTTACACCAAAAACAGTATTTGCTCGACAAAAAGGTTATCTTTCAGCAAGGCTTCTTATTTTCAAAACCTTTACCCATAGCTCAATTCCAACGCTATTTCAGTCAGGAGCATGAACAGCGCAAACAATGA
- a CDS encoding alpha/beta hydrolase family protein: MDIERHTVVSQSNKLAVRLFPARCGTPFPAPVILLCHGFFGIQDLLLPVFADLFAENGYTAVTFDYRGFGDSGGETGRIVPEQQINDIIAVPGVV; the protein is encoded by the coding sequence ATGGACATAGAGCGGCATACTGTTGTCTCCCAGAGCAATAAACTGGCGGTACGGTTATTTCCCGCACGTTGCGGGACCCCGTTTCCTGCGCCGGTAATCCTGCTTTGCCATGGCTTTTTTGGCATCCAGGACCTCCTGTTGCCGGTATTCGCCGACCTTTTCGCCGAGAACGGTTATACGGCGGTAACCTTTGATTACCGCGGGTTTGGCGACAGTGGCGGTGAGACCGGCAGAATTGTTCCAGAACAGCAGATCAACGATATTATCGCCGTGCCTGGAGTGGTGTAA
- a CDS encoding CSS-motif domain-containing protein, translating into MRWSLDAPVLAKLTNKHLMLLWVVIPLCLFVVSLVVIGAIAQHTLKKRADNDIHSTIKFIDTILDDASGTAEEALTLLGRPCGDVVDQLRIMSVKHSLVRTVNLIHNNVIYCGTVPLTPHLQLIPHTSGDNSSATSIQFHNGTALFPNIAVIIMHKYRGNDGVSTIIDTQYMSYMMNIVGTDNQVMVIIGDQFLSPLGKLAPVSGLVNEYIGVTGHSQKYPYKLQVNISRHRFFDDLLDTYGVVVLFLAVVSIVTSLLIRNWLKALTSIRTTMAHGLKRSEFEAFFQPVMDAKNNCCTGVEILARWNHPTDGVVSPEVFIPLAEESGMIVPLTQQLMKQVAEVVARTPVFWRESLHIAVNISAIHLLNLQIVDDCREFLQSVQGKRSPYCLS; encoded by the coding sequence ATGCGATGGTCACTGGATGCACCCGTTTTAGCAAAACTCACCAACAAACATCTGATGCTGCTATGGGTGGTAATCCCGCTATGCCTTTTTGTTGTTTCATTAGTTGTAATCGGCGCTATCGCGCAGCACACACTGAAAAAAAGAGCCGATAACGACATTCACAGCACGATAAAATTTATCGATACCATATTAGATGACGCCAGCGGCACGGCGGAAGAGGCGCTGACGCTGCTTGGACGGCCCTGCGGGGATGTGGTGGATCAATTACGCATCATGAGCGTGAAACATTCCCTGGTGCGCACGGTGAATCTAATTCATAACAATGTAATTTATTGTGGCACGGTGCCCTTGACGCCGCACCTACAGCTGATACCCCATACCTCCGGCGACAACTCATCCGCGACTTCCATTCAATTTCACAATGGTACCGCTCTTTTTCCCAATATCGCCGTTATAATAATGCATAAATACCGCGGCAACGACGGCGTCAGTACCATTATCGATACGCAGTATATGTCTTATATGATGAATATCGTCGGTACCGATAATCAGGTCATGGTTATCATCGGCGATCAATTTTTGTCGCCGCTGGGCAAGCTGGCGCCGGTCAGCGGTCTGGTAAACGAGTATATTGGCGTTACAGGGCATTCGCAAAAGTATCCCTACAAGCTGCAGGTTAATATCTCCCGCCACCGCTTTTTTGACGATCTCCTCGATACTTACGGTGTGGTAGTGCTTTTTTTGGCGGTGGTATCGATAGTCACCTCGTTACTGATCCGCAATTGGCTCAAGGCGCTGACATCCATCAGGACCACGATGGCGCACGGATTAAAGCGCAGTGAATTCGAGGCTTTTTTTCAACCTGTCATGGACGCGAAAAACAATTGTTGTACCGGTGTGGAAATCCTGGCTCGCTGGAACCATCCCACCGATGGAGTGGTTTCCCCGGAAGTGTTTATTCCCTTGGCGGAAGAGTCCGGCATGATCGTTCCGCTGACGCAGCAGCTAATGAAACAGGTTGCGGAGGTTGTGGCCAGAACGCCGGTTTTTTGGCGGGAAAGCTTGCATATAGCCGTGAATATCTCGGCGATTCATTTGCTAAACCTGCAGATCGTTGATGACTGCCGCGAGTTTTTACAGAGCGTGCAGGGCAAAAGATCACCTTATTGCTTGAGTTGA
- a CDS encoding LuxR family transcriptional regulator yields the protein MLINVKSARDNKHVLITDEINDLIHREINFPEHTRFAYSVINKRHLDQPVIYSNYPTEWINTYINMTLYHHDPVIIIALQRIMPFTWNDKTLSSDDTRHEDIFKVAGKYNISNGHTFTLHDHENNLATLSLYTEGDTDCFQDYVVKNKKNLQQLLLTIHERYIIERRYDRKLFREKLEKELTSREIETLRWASLGKTYNEIAIIMGITESTVKFHIGNLIVKLGVVNAKHAIRKASDLHLLQIYE from the coding sequence ATGCTTATAAATGTCAAATCAGCCCGAGATAATAAACATGTTCTCATTACGGATGAAATCAATGATCTTATACATCGGGAGATCAATTTTCCTGAACATACTCGATTTGCTTATTCGGTAATCAATAAACGTCATTTGGATCAGCCGGTCATATATTCTAACTATCCCACAGAATGGATTAATACGTATATCAATATGACGCTATATCATCATGACCCGGTCATCATCATTGCACTACAGCGCATCATGCCCTTCACCTGGAACGATAAAACCCTGTCCTCTGACGACACACGCCATGAAGATATTTTCAAAGTTGCCGGAAAGTACAATATTTCCAACGGACATACTTTCACTTTGCACGATCATGAAAATAATCTCGCCACCCTCAGCCTGTACACGGAGGGAGATACAGATTGCTTTCAAGATTATGTGGTGAAAAATAAAAAAAATCTGCAGCAGTTGCTATTAACAATCCATGAGCGTTATATCATCGAGCGAAGGTACGATCGTAAACTTTTCCGGGAAAAACTTGAAAAGGAATTAACGTCGCGAGAAATAGAAACGCTTCGCTGGGCAAGCCTCGGTAAAACATATAATGAGATCGCTATTATCATGGGGATCACTGAAAGTACGGTCAAGTTTCATATAGGCAATCTCATCGTCAAACTCGGCGTGGTTAATGCGAAACATGCAATAAGAAAGGCGTCTGACTTACATCTTCTGCAAATTTATGAATAA